The following proteins are encoded in a genomic region of Hyla sarda isolate aHylSar1 chromosome 3, aHylSar1.hap1, whole genome shotgun sequence:
- the LOC130360640 gene encoding uncharacterized protein LOC130360640: MSMFDQLFEFIKADLTMTTTCMRKPISPEDRLLITLRFLATGESYASLHLQFRVGVSTISRIVRSTCSVIWQKLQPTEMPCPSEETWLQVAAGFQTVANFPNCIGAVDGKHIRVQQPPHSGTRFYNYKKYFSIVLMAVADAHSRFVAIDVGNYGSSGDSRVLQVSAIGRQILRDCVTLPAARPLPGSTVDVPFVMVSDEAFPLLPNLLRPYAQRELDARRRIFNYRLARARRVVECAFGIMSSQWRVLNTAIRLDVNTVDIVVKACCVLHNFNRNNIHDGDVLMPPSSLHTHINWGSQPNPSGTQIRDFFADYFISPQGAVPWQYSCAGGEQTRVMESRTS; encoded by the exons ATGTCGATGTTTGATCAACTTTTTGAATTTATCAAAGCTGATTTGACTATGACCACTACCTGTATGCGGAAGCCAATTTCACCCGAGGATCGTTTGCTCATCACCTTGCG aTTTTTAGCCACAGGAGAGAGCTATGCATCCCTGCACCTTCAATTCAGGGTTGGTGTTTCGACCATCTCCAGAATTGTAAGGAGTACATGCAGCGTGATCTGGCAGAAATTGCAGCCCACTGAGATGCCGTGCCCATCCGAGGAGACTTGGTTACAGGTTGCAGCAGGCTTTCAAACTGTAGCCAATTTTCCAAACTGCATAGGGGCAGTTGATGGCAAACATATCAGGGTGCAGCAGCCACCGCACTCAGGCACTCGCTTTtataactataaaaaatatttttcgatTGTCCTGATGGCGGTGGCTGATGCTCACTCTCGATTTGTTGCCATTGATGTTGGCAACTATGGCAGTAGTGGAGATTCTCGGGTGCTGCAAGTATCAGCAATTGGTAGGCAAATTCTTCGAGATTGTGTCACGCTCCCAGCTGCCAGACCTCTTCCGGGTTCCACAGTTGATGTTCCCTTTGTGATGGTATCGGATGAGGCTTTTCCATTATTGCCCAACCTGCTGCGCCCATATGCCCAAAGAGAACTTGATGCTCGCCGGAGGATTTTTAATTATAGGCTGGCACGGGCACGTAGAGTTGTGGAATGCGCCTTTGGAATAATGAGTAGTCAGTGGAGGGTCCTGAATACTGCAATCCGTTTGGATGTGAACACAGTTGATATTGTGGTGAAGGCTTGCTGTGTGCTTCACAACTTCAATCGCAATAACATCCACGATGGAGATGTGTTGATGCCACCATCAAGCCTTCACACACATATCAACTGGGGTTCTCAACCTAACCCCAGCGGAACGCAGATTCGGGATTTCTTTGCTGACTATTTTATTAGTCCACAAGGTGCCGTGCCCTGGCAATACTCCTGTGCCGGTGGTGAGCAAACCAGGGTGATGGAATCCAGGACCAGCTAA
- the LOC130360639 gene encoding uncharacterized protein LOC130360639, whose amino-acid sequence MAYCRMDMNVTQLIGLVEKNPCLWDLLHPDYMNKNVKKEVWVRIFREMYPDWDEKARGLRNKIGEDVKNRWRSLRDQFRRYENAKEQSGSSPVSRRRFAYYESLLFLRSGRELRPSSGNVGDTNEPEDEETITLDSSPSMINTEDDPPLESNQAASGGPSTSHIRANLQRGRHQSREGGFNVNRPNFEFEALSMLQRVEKEDEWDHLACTLASRLRKLPVGRQWHCVPILFEVVEIFNSPNPIPTNLEIITELNKLKQSRCQSIHSAPHVAPQSSATLSSSEDQPHMLSQPSSRPASIREPSHVSLNLGRCSSFRQMLDFSPPDSDHLPAFSYCPTNRSSSQPSDNVTSPDASPPVYQAL is encoded by the exons ATGGCCTACTGCCGGATGGACATGAATGTGACGCAGCTAATTGGATTG GTGGAAAAGAATCCCTGTTTGTGGGACTTGCTACACCCTGACTATATGAATAAAAATGTCAAGAAAGAGGTGTGGGTTCGTATTTTTCGTGAAATGTATCCTGACTGGGATGAGAAGGCGCGTGGTTTACGGAATAAAATTg GTGAAGATGTTAAAAACCGTTGGCGGTCTTTGAGGGACCAGTTTCGACGCTATGAAAATGCTAAAGAACAGAGTGGTTCATCCCCTGTCAGTCGCAGACGCTTTGCCTACTATGAGTCCCTGTTATTTTTACGCTCTGGAAGAGAGCTTCGGcc ATCTAGTGGTAATGTTGGTGATACCAATGAACCTGAAGATGAAGAAACCATTACCCTAGACTCTTCACCATCCATGATTAATACAGAAGATGACCCTCCTTTGGAAAGCAATCAAGCGGCTTCGGGTGGCCCTTCAACTAGCCATATTCGGGCAAATTTGCAGAGAGGCAGACACCAATCACGTGAAGGGGGTTTCAATGTTAACAGGCCAAATTTTGAGTTTGAGGCTCTGTCTATGCTGCAGAGAGTTGAAAAGGAGGATGAGTGGGACCATTTGGCATGTACCTTGGCTTCTCGCCTTCGTAAGCTGCCAGTTGGCCGCCAGTGGCACTGTGTTCCTATTCTGTTTGAAGTAGTTGAAATTTTTAATTCCCCTAATCCGATTCCCACTAACTTAGAAATAATAACAGAGCTAAATAAGCTTAAACAAAGTAGATGCCAGTCGATTCACTCTGCACCCCATGTAGCCCCACAATCAAGTGCCACTCTTTCCTCCTCTGAGGATCAACCTCACATGTTGTCCCAGCCTTCTTCCCGCCCAGCCTCAATAAGAGAACCGTCTCATGTATCTTTAAATTTAGGCAGATGTTCTAGTTTTCGCCAAATGTTGGACTTTAGTCCCCCAGATTCTGACCACTTACCTGCTTTTTCATACTGTCCAACAAATCGGTCAAGTTCGCAGCCATCAGACAATGTTACATCACCTGATGCTTCGCCACCAGTATATCAGGCATTGTAG